The nucleotide sequence AGTGTACAGAGTGGAATTATACACAGCTTTGTTTTGAGGCAACTGATAGGTTGTAGATATGTAGGTGTCATTTGTGAGTCTGTGGGTTTAAAGACAGCTGTGTAATTCATCAAAAACTTGAGTCTGCAATTTATGTTTCTTCTGCCAGTTGGTGGAGAACAACACTTCAGGCCCCTAAAGCATAATTTCAACAGCATGTGATTAAGAAAATGATATAAAAAAAGCTTCCTCTACACCCACCCCCACACATGTATGTTGAAaactcatccatgatcatgtctcACCAGGAAAGTTGTTTTTAGTGTTCCTGCTGTGAGATGTTCCCAAAAATGATTAAATAAAGCcaagaaagttttttaaaaggggggggggacttttaATCTAAATTATGTTTGTGATTTCAGGGGTGTTTCATGAAGGATAAAAAAACTAATTCAGGAGCCTGGCATGGATCCATCTGTGGCAAACAGCAGCAAGTCACAGCTTTCGCACTTTGAATCCTGCTTGCCGTCTCTACCTGCAGTCTTCTTGCTCATCGCAGCTTATGTTATAGTCATGCTGGTGGGGCTTCTTGGCAACCTTTGCCTAATTATTATAatcaagaaacagaaagaaagccAAAGCGTCACCAACATTTTGATTGCCAACCTCTCCTTATCTGATATCTTCATTTGTGTCATGTGCATTCCTTTCACCGTTGCATACACTTTGATGGATTACTGGGTCTTTGGAGAAGCTATGTGTAAAATATCTGCTTTTGTACAAAGTGTGTCTGTTACTGTGTCTACATTCTCACTTGTATTAATTGCTGTCGAGAGGTATCAGTTAATAGTAAACCCGCGAGGTTGTAAGCCTAGTATTTCACATGCATTTTGGGGAATTATCTTTATTTGGgcattttctttaataatatcaACTCCTTTTTTTATATTCCACCAAGTCACTGATGAACCCTTTAGAAACCTTTCTTCCCACAGTGATATCTATAAGAACAAAGTTGTCTGCATTGAGGTATGGCCATCCATTGAAGAACGGCGTGGCTTTACCACCACAATGTTAGTTTTCCAGTATTTCTTTCCACTAGGGTTTATTTTCATCTGTTATGTGAAGATATTTGTGTGCCTTCAGAAGAGGCATGCTAAGGTGGATAAGATAAGGGAGAATGAGATCAGACTAAATGAGAGTAAAAGGATTAATATTATGTTAATTTCAATCGTTGTGACCTTTGGAGCATGTTGGTTACCTCTGAACATATTTAACATGGTGTTTGATTGGAACCACGAGGCCCTGATCAACTGCCACCATAATGTGGTCTTTACCTTGTGCCACTTGGTAGCCATGATCTCCATATGCATCAATCCAGTCTTCTATGGATTTCTCAACAAGAATTTTCAGAAGGATTTAGTTGTTCTGCTTCACAACTTCAGATGCTTTGAATCTCAAGAGTTATATGAGAATATCGCCCTTTCTACCATGAACACAGATGTGTCAAAGGGATCCTTTAAACTGAACAATATGCCTGCAAATATCTGAAACAGGCAACTTTCCAACAATATACATTTTGTATTGAATTATTATATTGGTGTGTATTGcctaattattattatatggaATTGTGGTATTCTTGGTCCTAATGTCAGCAGAGTGAGAGGGCCGCCTGTTCTCAGTGAGAACAGTAGTCTGTTTGAAGCTTAAAATATCCTTcaaatgaataaaacaaattGGATCAATAATATTTATTAAACCCACCATGTCTGCTAAAGTCCCTTGCAGGGGCTTCCCATGCTGCAGTGCTAGGAAACTGAAAGTTTGGGAAGCAGAATCGGGAAATGGAGATACCATTTATATTGGAAGATGATGCAACACTCTGGGTGGGTTATGCCACCTGTGTTTACCCCATGATTCTCCTGGTCTGCCTGAATCAATACTACCTTAAAATAGTACCAATAGCTTGTATCCTAAGCAACTGACATTTGGGATCTCTTATTATATAAGCTCAAAAGCTGATAACTTAGTACCTTATAGATCCTCTAAAACCACTTGTTCTACTCACTGACATACCAAAATATACACTCCCACCTTTCTAATATTTGTTTCAAAATTTCCAAATATGACTTCTTGTATCAGAAGCATCATCTGTCTACTGCTGTGCCTGTGGATAAGTTATTCCGACATGTGGGAACAGGTTCTTCTTTGATTAAGTcactctgggttgtatccagctaaatcATTGTACAAACATAACAACTTCCAtgagtgcaacagaactttctTCTGTCCTGCTGCATgccccaaaaatctgctctgggggttcTTCCATGTGTGCAGTAATTTAATTGGACACAATCTGTTGTCATTGCAGAAGAAGCTAGTAACTAGAACACTGATAAGAGAGCAACAGATTGCACAGTGCATTGGCAAGGAAAGGTATGCAGCCTTGCTTGCCTTCAGAAGTgcatttgccttttaaaataagtgttaaaatgttttgattCTACCACcccttcaattatttatttattaaatttattagtcgcccatttggctggatgtccagccactctgggcaacgtacaaaataaaaacatacaatacattaaaacattaaaatctcaaacagtagtaataaaacctaacccaacaaaaaagcctgcctgaagagccaggtcttgaacccaatggggcttacttctgaatagacatgattcggattgcagccttagtcatgcttggtggggctgatgggagttgggggggccacaggtttccaCCCCTGCCCTACACATACATATGTACACTGAATGAAAAACTTTCTGAAATGGCAGGAAGTTTTTTAAAGAGTGAAATATAGCATGGTTCATTGGGAGTAACTATTCAAAGAAAAGGTCCAAAAATTCTGCTGAATTACAAGGCCTTTGTGCAACTTTAGCTCTTTAGATCCTGATTTCTATCCGCAACAGTAGACAGGCACATATTTTAGAAAAGTGGGCAAACTCATGCTGTTGCTGTCCTTATCACTTCAGAATTATTCTATTcatagctatcaatggctagtagctagtagtcactgatagacaTCTTCCACGTAGAAAAGGATTCCTAACACCAAGGAGCAGGGGGGGaatttccccttcttccttcaaCTTTGAAACAGGGAGGGTTGTGCTGGTTGTTGCATATAACCCCTTCCTAGTTTCCCTCAGCAGGGCTGGTGAAGTAAAAACCAAATgtgtaaggcaggtgtggggaacctttggctctcaagatgctactgaactacaactctcatcagccacagcaagcatggccaatggctagggatgatgggaattgtgctacagtaacatctggagggccagaggttccccatacctgatatAAGGTGTGAGGTACAAAGCaagaagagggagaggaaaagaggCTGGCTGGCATtcaactttaaatatatttacttGGAAATCAGTTTGCAAGTTAATGTAGTTAAGGTTACACCCCAAAGACAAAAGTGTTTATAGTTATAATTTTAGCTGTCCATTATTCAGTTTTTACTAAATGCCAATAGAGTGATTTAGCAGGGTTCTGGAACCTGTGCCCTTCAGGcagtgttgggctacagctcccatcagccccactcagcatcgccaatggtgagggatgatactAGCATTCCTATGCTAGAAATATGGAAACAAAGCAGACTGGCTGCTTAGTTTCAGGGCCCTATTGATTCAGGAGCTGGAGCCTGGAGATGAGAAGATGGAGTATTCCCATTGTACCACATTTGGGTATGttagatatatttttaatatcttttaatctCCCATAAATTTTGCTTACTTTTGGGTTTAAGTGTATAGAAAATGTTCAGAACAACTTTGACTATAAGTGATCATTGTATATAATGAGCACATATAATAACATCACTGGTGTGTATTATTTTCAGCATGTTAACTTGCCACTGTATTGTTGATAGATAAAAGTAAAAGCAAAATGAAACAAATGTCTGCCTATTGTGCATATGTATTATATATTATAGttctattaaaaataatatcttGCTGTAGCAAACTCATAATTAACCATTTGAAATGACATTCAGTCCAAATAAATTTGAAGTTTTAAATTCTGCCTCTCCAACTGAATGTGAGTTTTCCTTCTGACTTTCAGGAGCTCAAACGTTTCCCCTATGGACACAGTGGTGCTGTCCCATCGTCATCACATGTTCTAATGGCGGTTCCAGACCATCACTGTTTCCAGGTGGGATTCAGTCCCATGCTagaaaattcaggttgcacaattaaaggtgATTAATTTGGCAgtgttgcacaacaaacccacttctccgCAAAACTGGACTTTCTGTGATaaagaaagtgatggagaaatgcactggaaaatgtgggataacaattgtctGATGTAATGTCATATAACTTCCCCatcaacaaatcagaatgaacactCAGTAAACAGCCAACAGTGTCAAACTTcctcacaaactttgtgcaaacaaatcaggatgaatgctcaataaccaGGTCATCAGGAAGCAGCCTAAGT is from Rhineura floridana isolate rRhiFlo1 chromosome 3, rRhiFlo1.hap2, whole genome shotgun sequence and encodes:
- the LOC133380269 gene encoding neuropeptide Y receptor type 6-like; translated protein: MDPSVANSSKSQLSHFESCLPSLPAVFLLIAAYVIVMLVGLLGNLCLIIIIKKQKESQSVTNILIANLSLSDIFICVMCIPFTVAYTLMDYWVFGEAMCKISAFVQSVSVTVSTFSLVLIAVERYQLIVNPRGCKPSISHAFWGIIFIWAFSLIISTPFFIFHQVTDEPFRNLSSHSDIYKNKVVCIEVWPSIEERRGFTTTMLVFQYFFPLGFIFICYVKIFVCLQKRHAKVDKIRENEIRLNESKRINIMLISIVVTFGACWLPLNIFNMVFDWNHEALINCHHNVVFTLCHLVAMISICINPVFYGFLNKNFQKDLVVLLHNFRCFESQELYENIALSTMNTDVSKGSFKLNNMPANI